The nucleotide sequence CCCGAACTCAGCCTGGCGGCGGTGATCGGGGCGGAACTGGTCGGCAGCATCCAGTGCTGGCCCGTCACGCTGGCCGACGACGACGGCGCGCGCGTGCCGATGGTGCTGGTGGGGCCGATTGCGGTGTCGCCGGCGCATCAGGATGTGGGCATCGGCCGGGCGCTGACCCGCGCGGCGATCGCGCGTGCGGGGCAAGGCGACATTGCCGGCGGCGATGCACTGATGCTGATCGGCGACCCCGACTATTACGGCCGCTTCTTCGGCTTTACCGCCGAGCGGACCGGCGGATGGCGCCTGCCCGGGTCGTTCGAGGCGCATCGCCTGCTGGCGCTGGGCGATGCGGTGCCGGATCAGGCGGGCGACGTTCGGCCACGGATCAGCGCCGACGCCGCCTGAAACTGCGCGCGGCGATCACGCCGCCAATAGCCAGCAGGACCAGCGGCGCGATCCACAGCGGCGCCGTCGCGGCACTGAGCGGGGGGTCATAGCTGACATAATCGCCATAGCGTTCGATCAGCCAGTCGCGCACCGCGGTGGCATCCTCCCCCTTCGCGATCCGTTCGCGGACCAGCGCACGCATGTCGCCCGCCATTTCGGCGTCGGAGTCGGCAATCGCCTGTCCCTGGCACACGATGCAGCGCAGCGTCGCCATCAGCGCTTTCGCCTCCCGCTCCTGTTCGGGGTCGGGGAGCTGGGTATCGGCCAGCGCCGCGGGCGGGCGGTTCGACTGGGCCAGCACCGGCGCGGTGACAAGAAAAAGGAGCAGGATCAGCCACTTCACCGCGCATCCTCCAGCGCCTTGAGAATGACGGGCACGTCGCTGGCGTTGATCGGGCCGATATGCTGGTGGGCGATGCGGCCCTGCGCGTCGATCACGAACGTCTCCGGTACGCCTGACGAGCCGAGCGACAGCTGCACCCGGCTCTGCGGATCGTCGCCGATCCGGGCATAGGGATCGCCATGATCCGACAGGAAACGCTGCACCGCAGGGCCGGTGTCGCGGATGGCGATGGCGTCGATGGCCACGCCCTGCTGCTTCAGCTGCATCAGCTGCGGCGCTTCCGCGATGCACGGAATGCACCAGCTGCCGAACACGTTCAGCAGACGCGGGGCCCCGCCGGTCATGTCCGCGCGCGTCAGGCCGGGCTTGCCGTCCACCATGGCGGGCAGATTGAAATCGGGCAGCGGCTTGCCGACCAATGCCGATCGGATCGTCGAATTATCGGGCCGGAACAGGCCGTAAAGCGCCACCGCCGCCAGCGCGGCAAAGGCGACCAGCGGCAGCCAGATCAGCAACCGCTTCATGCCGCCACCTTTTGCCGCCGCTCACGCCGGACGCGGCCGATCAGGCTGAGCAAGCCGCCCAGCGCAATCAGCCCGCCGCCAGCCCAGATCAACGTCACGAACGGTTTCCACCATAGTCGCAATTGCCAGCGCCCCTGCCCGTCGGCCTGACCCAGCACGGTATAAAGCTGTCCGTCCGCGACGGTCAGGATCGCCGCCTCGCTCGTCACGGTCGGCGGGTCGGCAAAGAAGCGGCTTTGCGGCTGCATCCAGAACGGCGCGCCACCGCCCCGGCTGACACGCAGCGCCCCTTCGATCGCGGACCAGTTCGGCCCCATGGCAGGACGGATGCCGCGCATCTCCACACGGTACGGCCCGACATCGAACGCATCGCCCACGCGCGCGGCGACCAGCCGCTCGACGGTGAAGGCCCGCTCGCTCGCCATCCCCGCGACACTGACCGCGACCCCCAGATGCGCGACGACCATGCCCCAGGTGAACAGCGGCGTGCGCAGCAGGTTACGCTTCCACAGCGGCGCGA is from Sphingomonas sp. IW22 and encodes:
- a CDS encoding GNAT family N-acetyltransferase; protein product: MFDLIPIAEIAPDRIETLLDAAFGTDRHGRTAYRLRDGVAAIPELSLAAVIGAELVGSIQCWPVTLADDDGARVPMVLVGPIAVSPAHQDVGIGRALTRAAIARAGQGDIAGGDALMLIGDPDYYGRFFGFTAERTGGWRLPGSFEAHRLLALGDAVPDQAGDVRPRISADAA
- a CDS encoding cytochrome c-type biogenesis protein, coding for MKWLILLLFLVTAPVLAQSNRPPAALADTQLPDPEQEREAKALMATLRCIVCQGQAIADSDAEMAGDMRALVRERIAKGEDATAVRDWLIERYGDYVSYDPPLSAATAPLWIAPLVLLAIGGVIAARSFRRRRR
- a CDS encoding DsbE family thiol:disulfide interchange protein — its product is MKRLLIWLPLVAFAALAAVALYGLFRPDNSTIRSALVGKPLPDFNLPAMVDGKPGLTRADMTGGAPRLLNVFGSWCIPCIAEAPQLMQLKQQGVAIDAIAIRDTGPAVQRFLSDHGDPYARIGDDPQSRVQLSLGSSGVPETFVIDAQGRIAHQHIGPINASDVPVILKALEDAR